The Vanessa atalanta chromosome 24, ilVanAtal1.2, whole genome shotgun sequence genome has a segment encoding these proteins:
- the LOC125073456 gene encoding origin recognition complex subunit 6: protein MATHNRTLKLIATKLGVGEEDKVINKAAEFERLLQTKSIAGSSITDTSKIVICLDLAASIYGSDLDNKAAIKYSGLKGPSYLNCKKVVENLLEINNDKLTIHFLCASMQCTGVQTLAENILEEYQRQAKTEIDLNLPQYVCMAVYQACRVKKVKISKSKIIEKSRLKSAQWTKLDADWTKFVDEKFATVKKRGRPPKTIEKNDEDKLMEVDSQIPKEEKQSEPQIEPYEDWKKRMLETAYKELKELEKQRNETEDNDRVRKIKEQLTSPRRSPRKTPQKFSPYKSPVKACNGIRLLFPKEL from the exons GTTGGGTGTTGGTGAAGAAGACAAAGTTATTAa TAAGGCAGCAGAGTTCGAACGGTTGTTGCAAACAAAATCTATTGCAGGCAGTAGCATAACAGATACCagcaaaattgtaatttgtttaGACCTCGCGGCTTCTATTTATGGTTCAGATTTGGACAac aaaGCAGCTATTAAATACTCGGGTTTGAAAGGTCCTTCATACTTAAACTGTAAAAAAGTTGTGGAAAATcttctagaaataaataatgataagctGACCATACATTTTCTATGTGCATCTATGCAATGCACTGGTGTGCAAACTCTCGCTGAGAATATCCTTGAAGAATACCAGAGACAAGCAAAGACT gaaattgatttgaatttaccacaatatgtatgtatggcTGTATATCAAGCTTGCag AGTTAAGAAAGTTAAGATATCGAAGagcaaaataatagaaaaatctaGATTAAAATCAGCACAATGGACGAAACTAGATGCTGATTGGACTAAATTTGTCGATGAAAAGTTCGCCACTGTAAAGAAAAGAGGTAGACCACCTAAAACTATAGAGAAAAATG atGAAGACAAATTAATGGAGGTGGACAGTCAAATTCCAAAAGAAGAAAAGCAATCTGAACCTCAAATAGAACCTTACGAAGACTGGAAAAAACGAATGCTAGAAACTGCTTATAAGGAATTAAAGGAGCTAGAAAAGCAGAGAAACGAGACGGAAGATAACGACAGAGTGAGAAAGATAAAGGAACAGCTGACGTCACCGAGACGATCGCCGAGAAAGACTCCCCAAAAATTTTCGCCTTACAAAAGTCCAGTAAAAGCCTGTAATGGAATAAGGCTCTTGTTTCCTAAGGAGTTATGA
- the LOC125073531 gene encoding sodium/hydrogen exchanger 10-like gives MSPLQYFVIVIYIRIVESNNTIKSKNVTNEAIRFDDPHRPTLAYPTSLAFLFVFTTILIGVLIRTIMLWTNMCIPYRVVMFSVGGIAGFCANVYPSFKPIVQICYIDVDLMLLIFLPIIVFYTSYSVDSHSFWKCFPQILLVGVPGALMTALMAAFMAYNLIESSWNFPTAFLFGVICSPIYPMEVVKQLKEMSKGKYIGVLLLGEGLIGDATAMIEFTAVFGYLALALTEASQISLLLLRFAGGGVLLGLVMGKITATLLSITYYDLLCVVTVTLAGAYLTFYIGEKYFYVSGLLGTVIAGVMVSKRKSTVAGDVEHIVSHFWNILSHLANTLVFTMVGVVIFEKLSYVISVRQVSLIFVTYTTVFFSRLLVYSIMTPILRHIGYGISWQHSMACVWGGLRGPLSLCLALIVLQNPVVADAGEIFIIQTAGLVILSLIVNATSMQKVLKVLGLADISLAKKANMTNSVKRIMATRDRCISMLKMDKFLTDANWDLVQAGTTIKHPYQIQMSRDEDSEDDTYMGYHYTTCPDCEREIPNEPTKKEFAEMMREANQRVLKAMKISYWRQYEHGKISKDGVRTLVQAVEIAADADDGRINLEQLGTLWKPKAHAVWLRHKLVDMMMPEQASAQIPRHQWRQWCYRLVSNIWFDGFIYMMILCNTPVILSEVMLKAPVSSGIVYAIKALNLFFYIIYVIEMIVKMLALTVRGYFKSHWNKLDFFIILMATADLILDIIDAVTAWDKWNNSNSSVLTATKLLRMLRFIRLCKLARVSIPKVMAYIDRMIDIQLAFGYDVGKGFVTGEQEVCNLLPQLVDNKQIQETLYNRLEGDRLTVTRQLGLLQRDRPWTAITVKTRQATTSTLNIMLLDAMQLKEEGFLDEVEYRLLVNAIEDKVQLCRHKGSLVAPSSPETQLRAVSWLQGNERVADFFIENSEIHNYNFNDILVSRGDQPRGLYILVSGLCEASYLPPEGDMDESLPNYEFRTDLKFAEPSKDYIVSGNAIGVLGVLTNRPYSYTVRCDSAVQSYYITMPIVKEAFNLAPHPIMGLEAAMWREIGIKLSVMILPTVPAYHGWSIEKISMRLENAFVPCLKAFKIFIVNELMEDIILLDGICQDTATREVFQPPCYIPRTVHRLIFPKSSQMVVSGSCPETKLLIVPAKDTDELDIMEDEIDDLQCELVSSVSSRCLYHRAARKLSVESRGKSAVRLRAKRRRAPRRVNYRDSVWGNKISSATVTVPSMAGAQSEKEISSKYYKPSFVDMPEKLESTKPKSEVKQPYSLGSPHPSQSSSMPIQLSEHEIYNTMLNKNKIRNSDMNSK, from the exons ATGTCTCCTTTACAATACTTTGTTATAGTCATTTATATCCGCATCGTTGAATCGAATAACACGATCAAATCTAAAAATGTTACCAATGAAGCAATTCGTTTCGACGACCCACACCGACCAACGTTGGCGTATCCAACGTCTCTGGCGTTTCTGTTTGTATTTACAACCATTCTTATTGGCGTATTAATAAGGACGATAATGCTGTGGACGAACATGTGTATTCCGTATCGAGTTGTAATGTTCTCTGTGGGAGGAATTGCAGGATTTTGCGCCAATGTTTACCCATCGTTTAAACCAATAGTCCAAATATGTTACATCGACGTAGACTTGATGCTGTTAATATTTCTACCTATAATAGTCTTCTATACGTCTTATAGTGTCGACTCGCATTCGTTTTGGAAGTGTTTTCCTCAAATATTGCTCGTTGGCGTACCGGGTGCTTTGATGACGGCTTTAATGGCGGCCTTCATGGCTTATAACCTGATCGAATCGTCCTGGAATTTCCCTACCGCATTTTTATTTGGAGTGATTTGCTCACCAATATATCCAATGGAAGTTGTTAAACAATTGAAAGAAATGTCCAAAGGGAAATATATCGGGGTACTTTTGTTGGGGGAAGGTTTGATAGGAGATGCTACAGCCATGATTGAATTTACAGCCGTTTTCGGTTACTTAGCATTGGCTTTGACAGAGGCTTCTCAAATATCCTTATTGCTGCTTCGCTTCGCCGGGGGAGGGGTTTTACTAGGTTTAGTAATGGGTAAGATAACTGCTACTTTGTTATCTATAACGTACTATGACTTGCTTTGTGTGGTAACTGTGACGCTGGCAGGGGCCTACCTTACGTTCTACATCGGCGAGAAGTATTTCTACGTCTCTGGTTTATTAGGTACGGTTATAGCTGGAGTGATGGTAAGTAAACGAAAGTCGACAGTTGCTGGTGATGTCGAACACATAGTTTCACATTTCTGGAATATTTTATCTCATCTCGCCAATACGCTGGTATTCACAATGGTCGGTGTGGTCATATTTGAGAAGTTAAGCTATGTGATCAGCGTTCGTCAAGTTTCGTTAATATTCGTCACGTATACAACTGTGTTCTTCTCGAGATTACTGGTTTATTCGATAATGACTCCTATTTTAAGGCATATAGGGTATGGAATATCCTGGCAACATTCGATGGCTTGTGTTTGGGGAGGGCTGAGAGGTCCGTTGTCGCTTTGCTTAGCGTTGATTGTTCTCCAAAATCCTGTTGTAGCTGATGCTGGGGAG atatttataattcaaacagCAGGTTTagttatattatctttaatcgTGAACGCAACGTCAATGCAAAAGGTGCTGAAAGTATTGGGGCTAGCTGATATATCACTCGCTAAGAAAGCCAACATGACAAACAGTGTAAAGCGCATCATGGCTACAAGGGATCGTTGTATCTCCATGCTGAAAATGGACAAGTTCCTCACTGATGCTAATTGGGATCTCGTGCAAGCAG GTACAACGATCAAGCATCCGTACCAGATTCAGATGTCACGTGATGAAGACAGCGAAGACGATACTTACATGGGCTACCACTACACCACTTGTCCCGACTGCGAGAGGGAAATACCTAACGAGCCGACGAAGAAGGAGTTTGCGGAAATGATGAG GGAAGCAAACCAACGTGTACTTAAAGCGATGAAAATCTCTTATTGGCGTCAGTATGAGCACGGTAAGATAAGTAAGGATGGTGTGAGAACACTCGTTCAGGCGGTGGAGATAGCCGCTGACGCTGATGATGGAAGGATTAACTTGGAACAGTTGGGCACATTGTGGAAACCTAAG GCCCACGCGGTCTGGCTTCGACATAAGCTGGTGGACATGATGATGCCTGAACAAGCGAGTGCTCAGATCCCGCGTCACCAATGGCGTCAGTGGTGCTACAGGCTGGTCTCAAACATTTGGTTCGATGGCTTCATATATATGATGATACTGTGTAACACGCCGGTCATACTGAGCGAAGTTATGTTGAAGGCGCCGGTCTCTTCCGGTATTGTATATGCAATTAAGGCGCTCAACCT attcttttacataatatatgtaattgaaatGATTGTTAAAATGCTGGCTTTAACCGTTCGTGGATATTTCAAATCGCATTGGAATAAGTTGGACTTCTTCATAATTCTTATGGCAACGGCGG ATTTAATTCTGGATATAATAGATGCGGTAACAGCCTGGGATAAGTGGAACAACTCTAACTCCAGCGTACTCACTGCTACGAAATTGTTGAGGATGCTGAGATTTATTAGGCTATGTAAGCTGGCCAG agTATCAATTCCGAAAGTAATGGCGTATATAGATAGAATGATTGATATACAATTGGCGTTCGGATATGACGTTGGGAag GGTTTTGTAACGGGTGAGCAGGAGGTCTGCAACCTCCTCCCACAGTTGGTGGACAACAAGCAAATACAGGAAACCTTGTATAACAGACTAGAAGGGGatag ATTGACTGTGACCCGTCAGCTGGGATTGTTGCAAAGAGACCGTCCGTGGACTGCCATTACCGTCAAGACGAGGCAGGCTACCACTTCAACTTTAAACATTATGTTGCTCGATGCGATGCAGCTCAAAGAAGAAg GTTTCCTAGACGAAGTGGAATATCGCCTGCTAGTTAATGCTATAGAGGACAAAGTTCAACTGTGTCGTCACAAGGGTAGCCTAGTGGCGCCCTCTTCCCCGGAA ACTCAACTCCGCGCCGTGTCCTGGCTCCAAGGTAATGAGAGGGTCGCGGattttttcatagaaaattcAGAGATTCACAACTACAATTTTAACGACATACTTGTATCGCGGG GAGATCAACCGAGAGGCCTGTACATCCTAGTATCAGGACTCTGTGAAGCGAGCTACCTACCCCCCGAGGGAGATATGGACGAAAGCTTACCAAATTACGAATTCAGAACCGATCTGAAGTTTGCAGAACCTAGTAAAGATTATATTGTATCGGGGAATGCGATTGGAGTCTTAGGG GTGCTCACGAATCGTCCGTACAGCTACACGGTGCGCTGCGACTCGGCCGTCCAGTCTTATTACATCACGATGCCAATAGTTAAAGAAGCTTTCAACCTCGCACCACATCCTATAATGGG ttTGGAAGCAGCAATGTGGCGTGAGATCGGCATCAAATTGTCAGTGATGATATTACCCACAGTGCCAGCGTACCACGGCTGGTCGATAGAAAAGATTAGTATGCGTCTGGAAAACGCTTTCGTGCCGTGCCTTAAAGCTTTTAAG ATATTTATAGTAAACGAGCTCATGGAAGACATTATTCTGCTGGATGGCATCTGCCAGGACACGGCCACCAGAGAAGTGTTCCAACCACCTTGCTATATCCCAAG GACAGTACATCGTCTGATATTTCCGAAATCATCGCAAATGGTGGTGAGTGGATCTTGCCCCGAGACGAAGCTGTTGATAGTCCCCGCCAAAGACACAGATGAGCTCGACATAATGGAAGATGAGATAGATGATCTGCAATGTGAACTT GTGTCGAGCGTGTCGTCGCGCTGCCTGTACCACCGCGCGGCGCGCAAGCTGTCGGTCGAGTCTCGCGGCAAGAGCGCTGTGCGCCTGCGCGCCAAGCGCCGCCGCGCCCCGCGCCGCGTCAACTACCGCGACTCCGTGTGGGGGAACAAGATCT CATCAGCGACTGTCACGGTACCGTCGATGGCCGGCGCTCAGAGTGAAAAGGAAATAAgctctaaatattataaaccgaGCTTCGTCGATATG CCAGAAAAATTGGAATCTACGAAACCAAAAA GTGAGGTGAAACAGCCCTACTCGTTGGGGTCTCCGCACCCATCGCAATCGTCTTCAATGCCCATACAGTTATCTGAACATGAG ATTTACAACACGATGCTGAATAAGAACAAAATAAGAAACTCTGATATgaatagtaaataa